From a region of the Acidimicrobiia bacterium genome:
- a CDS encoding crosslink repair DNA glycosylase YcaQ family protein, with translation MRRLTLAQARRASIAAQGLASPRPEVTPNLGHVRRAVRTMGILQIDSVNVVERAHHLTLFSRLGPHDPDLLWRALEERRLFEYWARMASFSPIEHFPLFRHRMDRHAEGNWRRIRELKAKAPGYVESVYRQVAERGPLTAADLDEPGQQGRRGDPWWGWADGKVALEYLFAAGRLAVSHRRNFTRYYDVSERVIPAEQFDIPAPDRRAAQKQLVLQAAQALGVGTARDLIDYFSIRVAEGMPAIDGLVAEGSLVEVEVAGWPKPAYLLAGSVIPRSVRARALVNPFDPLMWNRERIERLHDFYYRVEIYVPQPNRVHGYYVFPFLLGDDLVARVDLKADRKAGVLNVPGAFLEDGVDPVHVARELAAELHEMARWLGLGQVAVGGKGDLASHLRRVV, from the coding sequence GTGAGACGGCTCACGCTGGCGCAAGCGCGGCGAGCTTCGATCGCCGCCCAGGGACTCGCCTCGCCGCGTCCCGAGGTGACGCCGAACCTCGGGCACGTGCGCCGGGCGGTGCGCACGATGGGGATCCTGCAGATCGACTCGGTGAACGTCGTCGAGCGGGCCCACCATCTCACCCTGTTCTCCCGGCTGGGTCCGCACGACCCCGACCTGCTGTGGCGTGCCCTGGAGGAACGCCGACTCTTCGAGTACTGGGCCCGGATGGCGTCGTTCTCGCCGATCGAGCACTTCCCGCTCTTCAGGCACCGCATGGACCGGCACGCCGAGGGCAACTGGCGGAGGATCCGGGAGCTGAAGGCCAAGGCGCCCGGGTATGTCGAGTCGGTGTACCGGCAGGTCGCCGAGCGTGGTCCCCTGACGGCGGCCGACCTCGACGAGCCGGGGCAGCAGGGGCGGCGGGGGGACCCATGGTGGGGCTGGGCCGACGGCAAGGTCGCCCTCGAGTACCTCTTCGCGGCGGGCCGGCTCGCCGTGTCCCACCGCCGCAACTTCACCCGCTACTACGACGTGTCAGAGCGAGTGATCCCGGCCGAGCAATTCGACATCCCGGCGCCCGACAGGCGGGCGGCGCAGAAGCAGCTCGTCCTCCAGGCGGCGCAGGCCCTCGGCGTGGGGACGGCCCGCGACCTCATCGACTACTTCTCGATTCGGGTCGCCGAGGGCATGCCGGCGATCGACGGCCTCGTCGCCGAGGGTTCGCTCGTGGAGGTCGAGGTCGCAGGCTGGCCCAAGCCCGCCTACCTGCTCGCCGGGTCGGTCATCCCGCGTAGTGTCAGGGCGAGGGCGCTGGTGAACCCCTTCGACCCACTGATGTGGAATCGGGAGCGCATCGAACGCCTCCACGACTTCTACTACCGAGTGGAGATCTACGTTCCCCAGCCCAACCGCGTCCACGGCTACTACGTGTTCCCGTTCCTGCTGGGCGACGACCTCGTCGCCAGGGTCGATCTCAAGGCCGACCGCAAGGCCGGGGTCCTCAACGTCCCGGGAGCCTTTCTCGAGGATGGCGTCGATCCTGTCCACGTCGCCCGGGAGCTGGCGGCCGAGTTGCACGAGATGGCACGCTGGCTCGGGCTGGGTCAGGTCGCTGTCGGGGGGAAGGGCGATCTGGCCAGCCACCTCCGCCGAGTGGTGTGA
- a CDS encoding SDR family NAD(P)-dependent oxidoreductase: MVGKREADEAIERPTKNGAPMMVVPHSMMGKTVLITGGTGGIGRAAAIGLSSMGARVGVTGRDRMRAERAAAAIADESGNPAVDVFVADMSSQAEVRRLADEVLSAYPRLDVLLNNVGGFWAHRHVTADGLERTFALNHLAPFLLTGLLLDRLTASAPARVVTVSSRAQALGKIDFEDLMGERRYSGKRAYNQSKLANVMFTHELSGRLEGTKVTATVLHPGMTRTAFSAEDPARAMAPMVVAMRPFMKSPERGADTAVYLAGSPEAEGVTGQYFANRKARKSHKSSYDSATTARLWRVSADLVGFPVGAPH; the protein is encoded by the coding sequence GTGGTCGGGAAGAGAGAGGCAGATGAAGCGATCGAACGACCGACGAAGAACGGTGCACCGATGATGGTCGTCCCACATTCGATGATGGGTAAGACCGTCTTGATCACCGGCGGTACCGGCGGGATCGGCAGGGCGGCGGCGATCGGCCTGTCCTCCATGGGTGCTCGCGTGGGTGTCACCGGGCGCGATCGAATGCGCGCCGAGCGGGCCGCTGCCGCCATCGCCGACGAGTCGGGTAACCCCGCCGTCGACGTCTTCGTCGCCGACATGTCCTCACAGGCCGAGGTCCGGCGCTTGGCCGACGAGGTTCTCTCCGCCTACCCCCGGCTGGATGTTCTACTCAACAACGTCGGCGGGTTCTGGGCCCACCGTCACGTGACGGCCGACGGGTTGGAGCGCACGTTCGCCCTCAACCACCTCGCGCCGTTTCTGCTGACGGGCCTGCTGCTCGATCGGCTGACAGCCAGCGCGCCGGCTCGCGTCGTCACCGTGTCGTCCAGAGCACAGGCCTTGGGCAAGATCGACTTCGAGGACTTGATGGGCGAGCGGAGGTACTCCGGGAAGCGGGCGTACAACCAATCGAAGCTCGCCAACGTCATGTTCACCCATGAGCTCTCCGGGCGACTCGAAGGAACGAAGGTCACCGCCACGGTGCTGCACCCCGGCATGACCCGCACCGCTTTCAGTGCGGAGGACCCCGCCCGTGCGATGGCCCCGATGGTCGTCGCCATGCGACCCTTCATGAAGAGCCCCGAGAGGGGTGCGGACACCGCCGTCTACCTGGCCGGCTCGCCCGAGGCCGAGGGTGTCACCGGCCAGTACTTCGCCAACCGCAAGGCCAGGAAGTCCCATAAGTCCTCCTACGACTCGGCGACCACCGCCCGACTGTGGCGAGTCAGCGCCGATCTCGTCGGCTTCCCGGTCGGCGCACCGCACTGA
- a CDS encoding amidohydrolase family protein, with product MSTRVDSARRAVRKVIRDARDKNKWRKIVKFRLWMPVALQLLLIGALLWYTTTRFPGFINATNVEQILILALPLIVVTIAQTHALLVGYLDLSVGAMISLGVVLASFYIGAEASMSQIFLGTGLILLCGVALGLVNATLIRGFKIPSIIATLATLSILDGIALTRRPTAQGVISGDLVSFLTASIGPIPVAFIVIVLGAALLDLWLHGSGSGLALRSVGFDERSAKRGGVSTNWLRVRALLLSAVLAAVASFFVMARSPIGNAQVGSTFALNSITAAVLGGAALAGGRATFIGGTVAAVLLALILTVLPYLGLSANDGAMIIGVLVLIGIVLFQAGDLKELVKRNYKRARRLVIGSRAAKQAELPAYYPAGIDFSVVSTDRKLIKGGTVLSMDPSVGDFTGDVLIDGATIVRVGPELSNGEVEVIDATGMIVMPGFVDTHRHIWEGLLRNIGTDVPLEGRNGYISFVLHKLAPAFRPQDAYVGNLVSALGAIDAGITTLLDWSHIQGSPAHTDAVIQALKDSGMRAVFAYGFPWWGKWEERQPSWFVRAATEHFSSKDQMLTLALAAPGPEFTDFEVSRDHWKLARETGARITTHVGVGSYGQDAKVQEMGKAGLLGPDTTYIHCTTLNDTEIQMIVDTGGTVSLASPVEMMMGHGMPPIQKFLDRGLRPSLSIDVETNVPNDMFNQMRSVLGLQRALASAEGKAPMATRDVLACATVEGARANGLESKVGTLTPGKQADVIMLRTDRMNVTPLNDPAAAVVASMDTSNVETVLIGGRVMKRHGQLLHVDWPAVRRAVLESRDYVVEKSGFKLPKV from the coding sequence GTGAGCACACGCGTCGACTCGGCGAGGCGCGCCGTCAGGAAGGTGATCCGCGACGCCCGCGACAAGAACAAATGGAGGAAGATCGTCAAGTTCCGGCTGTGGATGCCGGTCGCCCTCCAGCTGCTGTTGATCGGTGCTCTGCTCTGGTACACGACGACACGGTTCCCCGGCTTCATCAACGCCACCAACGTCGAGCAGATCCTCATCCTGGCCCTTCCCCTGATCGTGGTGACGATCGCCCAGACCCATGCCCTGCTCGTCGGCTACCTCGACCTCTCGGTAGGAGCGATGATCAGCCTCGGTGTGGTTCTCGCATCGTTCTACATAGGTGCCGAGGCGAGCATGTCCCAGATCTTCCTCGGAACCGGGCTCATCCTCCTCTGTGGAGTCGCTCTCGGTCTCGTCAACGCCACCCTCATCCGCGGCTTCAAGATCCCGTCGATCATCGCCACCCTGGCCACGCTCAGCATCCTGGACGGCATCGCGCTCACCCGGCGCCCGACCGCCCAGGGCGTGATCAGCGGCGACCTCGTTTCCTTCCTCACCGCGAGCATCGGACCCATCCCGGTGGCCTTCATCGTGATCGTCCTCGGCGCCGCCCTGCTCGACCTGTGGCTCCACGGATCCGGATCGGGCCTCGCTCTGCGATCTGTCGGATTCGACGAGCGCTCGGCGAAGCGAGGAGGCGTCAGCACCAATTGGCTGCGAGTGCGTGCCCTCCTCCTCTCCGCGGTGCTGGCGGCCGTCGCTTCGTTCTTCGTCATGGCTCGATCGCCGATCGGCAACGCTCAGGTCGGCTCCACGTTCGCGCTCAACAGCATCACCGCGGCCGTGCTCGGCGGGGCGGCGCTGGCCGGGGGAAGAGCGACGTTCATCGGCGGCACAGTGGCGGCGGTCCTCCTCGCCCTCATCCTCACCGTCCTGCCCTACCTCGGCCTCTCAGCCAACGACGGCGCCATGATCATCGGCGTCCTCGTCCTGATCGGGATCGTCCTCTTCCAGGCGGGAGACCTCAAGGAGCTGGTGAAGCGCAACTACAAGCGGGCTCGACGCCTCGTCATCGGCAGCCGCGCCGCCAAGCAGGCAGAGCTCCCCGCCTACTACCCGGCAGGCATCGATTTCAGCGTCGTTTCGACCGATCGCAAGCTGATCAAGGGCGGAACGGTGCTCAGCATGGACCCGAGCGTCGGCGACTTCACCGGGGACGTGCTGATCGACGGCGCCACCATCGTCCGGGTCGGCCCTGAGCTGAGCAATGGCGAGGTGGAGGTGATCGACGCTACCGGAATGATCGTCATGCCCGGGTTCGTCGACACCCACCGCCATATCTGGGAAGGCTTGCTTCGCAACATCGGCACCGACGTGCCTCTCGAAGGACGCAACGGCTACATCTCGTTCGTGCTCCACAAGCTGGCGCCCGCCTTTCGGCCCCAGGACGCTTACGTCGGCAACCTGGTCTCCGCGCTCGGAGCGATCGACGCCGGGATCACGACGCTGCTCGACTGGTCGCACATCCAGGGCTCTCCCGCCCATACCGATGCCGTCATCCAGGCGCTGAAGGACTCGGGGATGAGGGCCGTTTTCGCCTACGGGTTCCCGTGGTGGGGGAAGTGGGAGGAGCGGCAGCCGAGCTGGTTCGTCAGGGCCGCCACCGAGCACTTCTCGTCGAAGGACCAGATGCTCACGCTGGCCCTGGCGGCGCCCGGCCCGGAGTTCACAGATTTCGAGGTGTCACGAGACCATTGGAAGCTGGCCAGGGAGACGGGGGCAAGGATCACCACGCATGTGGGAGTGGGCAGCTACGGCCAGGACGCCAAGGTCCAGGAGATGGGCAAGGCGGGGCTTCTAGGTCCGGACACGACCTACATCCACTGCACGACGCTCAACGACACCGAGATCCAGATGATCGTCGACACCGGCGGTACCGTTTCGCTGGCGTCTCCCGTCGAGATGATGATGGGCCACGGGATGCCTCCGATCCAGAAGTTCCTCGACAGGGGTCTGCGTCCCAGCCTCAGCATCGACGTCGAGACCAACGTGCCGAACGACATGTTCAATCAGATGCGCTCGGTGCTCGGCCTGCAGCGGGCCCTGGCCTCCGCAGAGGGCAAGGCGCCCATGGCCACTCGCGACGTCTTGGCTTGTGCCACGGTCGAGGGCGCCAGGGCGAATGGCCTCGAGTCGAAGGTCGGCACCCTGACCCCCGGCAAGCAGGCGGACGTGATCATGCTCCGCACCGACCGCATGAACGTCACACCGCTCAACGATCCGGCTGCCGCCGTCGTCGCCTCCATGGACACCAGCAATGTGGAAACCGTCCTGATCGGCGGCCGGGTGATGAAGCGCCACGGGCAACTCCTCCACGTCGACTGGCCTGCGGTTCGCCGCGCCGTGCTGGAATCCCGCGACTACGTCGTTGAGAAGTCGGGGTTCAAGCTACCCAAGGTCTGA
- a CDS encoding TetR/AcrR family transcriptional regulator C-terminal domain-containing protein — MSTDTNPVTRVPLSRSRVLRAAVGLADRGGIKSLTMRNLAQELGVEAMSLYYHVANKDEILDGVAELVVEDVNEAVGAISGPSAQDDWKTVMRARILTARDVFLRHPWAPGLLESRNAMSPATVRYFNGLLGIFRQGGFSYDLAHHAMHALGSRAMGFAQEMFEPDTEDGGDDAATAILEEMADQLPYIVEMMMEVAHDDPDSTLGWCDDQTEFEFGLDLILDGLERLRDKP, encoded by the coding sequence ATGTCCACAGACACCAATCCAGTGACCCGAGTCCCGCTGAGCAGATCGCGGGTGCTGCGAGCCGCGGTGGGCCTCGCCGACCGAGGCGGCATCAAGTCGCTCACGATGCGCAACCTCGCCCAGGAGCTCGGCGTCGAGGCAATGTCGCTCTACTACCACGTGGCCAACAAGGACGAGATCCTCGATGGTGTCGCCGAGCTCGTCGTCGAGGACGTCAACGAGGCGGTGGGTGCCATCAGCGGGCCTTCCGCGCAGGACGACTGGAAGACGGTCATGCGCGCCAGGATCCTCACGGCGCGCGACGTCTTCCTCCGCCATCCTTGGGCGCCTGGGTTGCTCGAGAGCCGGAATGCCATGAGCCCGGCGACCGTCAGATACTTCAACGGGCTCCTTGGGATCTTCCGCCAAGGGGGCTTCTCCTACGACCTGGCGCACCACGCCATGCACGCCCTCGGCAGCCGGGCGATGGGCTTCGCCCAGGAGATGTTCGAGCCGGACACCGAGGACGGCGGCGATGATGCGGCGACCGCCATCCTCGAGGAGATGGCAGACCAACTTCCATACATCGTGGAGATGATGATGGAGGTCGCCCACGACGACCCCGATTCGACCCTCGGTTGGTGTGACGACCAAACCGAGTTCGAGTTCGGGCTCGACCTCATTCTCGACGGGCTCGAGAGGCTCCGCGACAAGCCCTGA
- a CDS encoding sugar ABC transporter ATP-binding protein has translation MPGDVVLELTGVSRQFGAVRALTDVSFDCRAGEVHAVVGENGSGKSTLLGIASGFVDPDLGTVQIGGRTLRRDSPALARRLGLAMAYQDTSLVLAEPVKNNLYLAAPEEQRPPYWRRKRWARKLLADFDLDLELFPDAPAGLLTLADRQLFEVAKALVTDPKVLLLDEPTTALGPDEVEALHRTVAACRARGVGVVYVSHRLPEVLEIADRITVLRDGRKQGTFDARRTTEAELVELIVGRPFEAAFPPPALLEAERRDVLTVEGLQGQSFGPVSFTLENGEIVGIAGAEGNGQAQLFDCLAGRQAPKAGRVVCDGRELSLVSTHEAVRAGLMLLPGDRKHEALMTVLGVKVNATIQSLRRFSAFGLLRRRAERRTVSDLVEQLEIRTPSLDQPVEFLSGGNQQKVSVARSFLREPVVIMAYEPTQGVDVGSRFDIYNALRARTDVGTALLVKSSDPIELAGLCDRVLVMSRGQFIEEIPGDELTELRIVEAIVRGPGLSKAGRSPLGVAMPKAPPVKEAP, from the coding sequence ATGCCGGGTGACGTCGTCCTCGAGCTGACGGGTGTGTCCCGCCAGTTCGGGGCGGTCCGAGCGCTGACCGACGTCAGCTTCGACTGCCGCGCCGGCGAGGTCCACGCCGTCGTCGGCGAGAACGGCTCCGGCAAGTCGACCCTCCTCGGGATCGCCAGCGGGTTCGTCGACCCCGATCTGGGCACCGTCCAGATCGGGGGCAGAACCCTCCGTCGCGACTCTCCTGCGTTGGCCAGGCGGCTGGGCCTGGCAATGGCCTATCAGGACACATCGCTCGTCCTGGCCGAGCCGGTGAAGAACAACCTCTATCTGGCGGCACCAGAGGAGCAGCGGCCTCCGTACTGGCGGAGGAAGAGATGGGCGAGGAAGCTGCTCGCCGATTTCGATCTCGATCTCGAGTTGTTCCCCGATGCCCCCGCAGGCCTACTCACCTTGGCCGACCGCCAGCTCTTCGAGGTCGCCAAGGCGCTGGTCACCGACCCGAAGGTGCTCCTCCTCGACGAGCCGACCACGGCGTTGGGACCGGACGAGGTCGAGGCGCTCCATCGCACCGTCGCCGCATGCCGGGCCCGGGGAGTCGGTGTTGTGTACGTGAGCCACCGCCTGCCCGAGGTCCTGGAGATCGCCGACCGGATCACCGTCCTCCGGGACGGCCGCAAGCAAGGCACCTTCGACGCTCGCCGGACCACCGAAGCGGAGCTGGTCGAGCTGATCGTCGGCCGCCCCTTCGAGGCGGCCTTTCCTCCACCCGCTCTCTTGGAAGCCGAGCGCCGCGACGTCCTCACCGTCGAAGGGCTCCAGGGCCAGTCGTTCGGTCCGGTCAGCTTCACCCTGGAGAACGGAGAGATCGTCGGCATCGCCGGAGCCGAGGGAAACGGCCAAGCACAGCTCTTCGACTGCCTCGCCGGCCGCCAAGCACCCAAGGCCGGGCGCGTGGTGTGCGACGGTCGGGAACTGTCACTCGTCTCCACCCACGAGGCGGTGCGGGCCGGTCTCATGCTGCTGCCCGGCGACCGCAAGCACGAAGCGCTCATGACGGTGCTCGGGGTCAAGGTGAACGCGACCATCCAGTCTCTGCGCCGCTTCTCCGCCTTCGGGTTGCTCCGAAGACGGGCGGAGCGGCGTACCGTCTCCGACCTGGTCGAACAGCTGGAGATCAGGACGCCGTCGCTCGACCAGCCGGTCGAGTTCCTCTCCGGCGGCAACCAGCAGAAGGTCTCGGTGGCCAGGTCATTCCTCAGGGAACCCGTGGTGATCATGGCGTACGAGCCAACTCAGGGCGTCGACGTCGGCTCCCGGTTCGACATCTACAACGCGCTGCGGGCCAGAACGGATGTCGGGACCGCACTCCTCGTCAAGTCGAGCGACCCAATCGAGCTGGCCGGACTCTGTGACCGGGTTCTGGTCATGTCACGAGGACAGTTCATCGAGGAGATCCCCGGCGACGAGCTCACCGAACTGCGCATCGTCGAGGCGATCGTGCGAGGCCCTGGCCTCTCCAAGGCGGGACGTTCTCCGCTCGGTGTCGCCATGCCCAAGGCGCCACCTGTCAAGGAAGCACCGTGA
- a CDS encoding dihydrofolate reductase family protein, translated as MRKLIYSMTVSLDGFIAGRGGEIDWSAPDEELHRFHNARTLELGAHLLGRRLYEEMLVWESGDEERWTSDPELEFAHIWRSLPKVVFSRTLEAVEGNARLVRDGVADEVARLKEQPGKDLGVGGAGLASSLTRMGLVDEYGLFMSPIVLGGGTPYFPTLDERFDLELVETRTFASHVVYLHYRRV; from the coding sequence ATGCGGAAGCTCATCTACTCGATGACAGTATCGCTCGACGGCTTCATCGCCGGGCGCGGCGGCGAGATCGACTGGTCGGCGCCGGACGAGGAGCTGCATCGGTTCCACAACGCACGGACCCTCGAATTGGGCGCGCACCTCCTCGGACGGCGGCTCTACGAGGAGATGCTGGTCTGGGAATCCGGCGATGAGGAACGATGGACCTCAGACCCCGAGCTCGAGTTCGCCCACATCTGGAGGAGCCTGCCCAAGGTCGTGTTCTCGAGGACGCTCGAGGCCGTCGAGGGCAATGCCAGATTGGTGAGAGACGGCGTAGCCGATGAGGTCGCCCGGCTGAAGGAACAGCCGGGTAAGGACCTGGGCGTCGGGGGCGCCGGCCTGGCGTCCAGCCTGACGAGGATGGGCCTGGTCGACGAGTACGGGCTCTTCATGAGTCCAATCGTGTTGGGGGGCGGCACACCATACTTTCCGACATTGGACGAGAGGTTCGACCTGGAACTGGTCGAGACACGGACGTTCGCCTCGCACGTCGTCTACCTCCATTACCGGCGGGTCTGA
- a CDS encoding ABC transporter permease, producing the protein MERIGYAIADGVTIARRNVIKVRRVPEILVSVLITPLLFVLMFAYVFGSSIEIPGGSYREFLVGGAFALTLTFGATFTGAGLADDMQKGIIDRFRSLPMSRSAVVFGRTASDVIYNALSLLVMAGAGLAVGWRIHNGIGKAMLGFGLLLLFAYSISWVMAYVGLLVPSVEVVNNASFMVIFPLTFIANTFVPADNLPTPLRVFAEWNPVSAVTHAARQLFGNIPPGAAEPTAWSLRNPALYALLWIAIIIAVFAPLAVRRYRRSRARA; encoded by the coding sequence ATGGAGCGGATCGGATATGCGATCGCCGACGGCGTCACCATCGCCAGGCGGAACGTCATCAAGGTGCGGCGGGTGCCCGAGATCCTCGTGTCCGTGCTGATCACTCCGCTGCTGTTCGTGCTGATGTTCGCCTATGTGTTCGGCAGCTCGATCGAGATCCCCGGCGGCTCGTATCGGGAGTTCCTCGTCGGCGGGGCGTTCGCCCTGACGCTGACGTTCGGCGCCACCTTCACGGGCGCCGGCCTGGCGGACGACATGCAGAAGGGCATCATCGACCGGTTCCGGTCACTGCCCATGTCACGCTCGGCGGTGGTCTTCGGACGAACAGCCAGCGACGTGATCTACAACGCGCTGTCGCTGCTGGTGATGGCGGGTGCCGGCTTGGCGGTCGGATGGCGGATCCACAACGGGATTGGAAAGGCCATGCTCGGTTTCGGGCTGCTGCTCCTGTTCGCCTACTCCATCTCGTGGGTCATGGCCTATGTCGGGCTCTTGGTTCCGAGCGTCGAGGTGGTGAACAACGCCTCGTTCATGGTGATCTTCCCGCTCACCTTCATCGCCAACACGTTCGTCCCCGCCGACAACCTGCCGACACCGCTGCGGGTGTTCGCTGAGTGGAACCCGGTTTCGGCGGTGACCCACGCTGCGCGCCAGCTCTTCGGCAACATCCCGCCGGGAGCGGCGGAGCCGACCGCTTGGTCGCTCCGGAACCCGGCGCTCTACGCGCTGCTCTGGATCGCGATCATCATCGCCGTGTTCGCACCACTGGCCGTGCGCCGATATCGCCGGTCGCGGGCGCGGGCATGA
- a CDS encoding ATP-binding cassette domain-containing protein has translation MIHTTESPWEGDVIEARGLMKRYGDVVALDGLDLTVPEGTILGLLGPNGAGKTTAVSILTTLIEPDAGTARVAGADVAASPREVRKRIGLSGQYAAVDEHLTGFENLDMIGRLYHLGSRAAKKRARELLDRFDLADAADRPVKTYSGGMRRRLDLAGALVAEAPVLFLDEPTTGLDPRSRAQLWAVIGDLVGRGATVLLTTQYMEEADQLADDIVVIDHGRVIAHGTADELKAKVGGERIEVALQTSAGVDEAHRVLARFALDAPRIGERSVTVAISGGARTFTRALRMLETAGVEMHDVGLRRPTLDDVFLSLTGHGVDRGEKLDQASGNGELVSMKEVR, from the coding sequence ATGATCCACACCACCGAGTCGCCCTGGGAAGGCGACGTCATCGAGGCTCGGGGCCTCATGAAGCGCTATGGCGACGTGGTCGCCCTCGACGGGCTCGACCTGACGGTCCCGGAAGGGACGATCCTCGGCCTGCTCGGCCCCAACGGAGCCGGGAAGACGACCGCCGTGTCCATCTTGACAACGCTCATCGAGCCCGACGCCGGGACGGCGCGCGTCGCCGGAGCGGACGTTGCGGCGTCGCCCCGCGAGGTGCGGAAGCGCATCGGCCTGTCTGGTCAATACGCCGCCGTGGACGAGCACCTCACCGGATTCGAGAACCTCGACATGATCGGGCGGCTCTATCACCTCGGGAGCCGGGCCGCGAAGAAGCGGGCACGCGAGCTGCTCGACAGGTTTGACCTCGCCGACGCGGCGGACCGCCCCGTCAAGACCTATTCCGGTGGGATGCGGCGGCGCCTCGACCTCGCCGGCGCTCTCGTGGCGGAGGCTCCCGTTCTCTTCCTCGACGAGCCGACGACTGGGTTGGATCCGAGGAGCCGAGCCCAGCTGTGGGCCGTGATCGGCGACCTGGTCGGTCGCGGTGCGACGGTGCTCCTCACGACCCAGTACATGGAGGAGGCGGACCAGCTCGCCGACGACATCGTCGTCATCGACCACGGCCGCGTGATCGCACATGGCACGGCGGATGAGCTGAAAGCGAAAGTCGGAGGCGAGCGCATCGAGGTTGCACTCCAGACGAGTGCCGGCGTCGACGAGGCGCACCGCGTGTTGGCTCGGTTCGCCCTGGACGCGCCGCGCATCGGGGAGCGCTCCGTGACGGTCGCCATCTCGGGTGGTGCCAGGACGTTCACTCGAGCCCTCCGGATGCTCGAAACCGCCGGCGTCGAGATGCACGACGTGGGGCTGCGACGGCCGACGCTCGACGACGTGTTCCTGTCCCTCACCGGCCACGGCGTCGACCGCGGCGAGAAGCTCGACCAAGCCTCGGGCAATGGGGAGCTCGTGTCGATGAAGGAGGTTCGCTGA
- a CDS encoding SH3 domain-containing protein, translated as MAGGRVRAIESHEISPRPPIQVASGDRVQVGERDTTWPAFVLVTTETGEGWVPSRYLDADSGWATVVTRYDTTVLSTVSGETLEVLERDDESGWLWCRNAAGREGWVPTRAVAPTA; from the coding sequence ATGGCGGGGGGACGAGTGCGAGCGATCGAGTCGCACGAGATCTCGCCGCGCCCCCCGATCCAGGTCGCGTCCGGAGACCGCGTCCAGGTGGGCGAACGGGACACGACCTGGCCGGCGTTCGTCTTGGTGACGACGGAGACCGGTGAGGGGTGGGTGCCGAGCCGCTACCTCGACGCCGACTCCGGGTGGGCAACGGTCGTCACCCGCTACGACACGACCGTGCTGTCGACCGTCTCCGGGGAGACGCTGGAGGTTCTCGAGCGGGACGACGAGAGCGGCTGGCTCTGGTGCCGCAACGCCGCCGGCCGAGAGGGATGGGTTCCGACCCGAGCGGTGGCGCCCACGGCGTGA
- a CDS encoding alpha/beta hydrolase produces MTNVAASADGVPVRFHVDGSGLPALVFVHGWSCDRTYWSRQVGTFAERHRVVAVDLAGHGESGSGRSAWTMPAFGDDVAAVVESLQLDEAVLIGHSMGGDVVVEAARKLPGRVTGLVWVDTYRTLGESRTSDQLEAFIAPFRRDFVTATRRLVHTFFVPSSDPDLVEWVASDMSSAPVDVAVDALEHAFTNDGAVVSGLRELDLTVVAINPDYRPTDVAALGAHGVGTVIMPGVGHFPMMEDPDAFNRLLGRTIEGMP; encoded by the coding sequence ATGACGAATGTCGCAGCCTCCGCCGACGGCGTCCCGGTGCGCTTCCATGTGGACGGCTCCGGGCTGCCGGCTCTGGTCTTCGTCCACGGATGGTCGTGCGACCGGACCTACTGGAGCCGCCAGGTGGGCACCTTCGCCGAGCGGCACCGAGTCGTCGCCGTCGACCTGGCGGGCCACGGGGAATCGGGCTCCGGCCGGAGTGCGTGGACGATGCCCGCATTCGGCGACGACGTGGCCGCGGTCGTGGAGAGCCTCCAGCTCGACGAGGCGGTGCTCATCGGCCACTCCATGGGCGGCGACGTCGTCGTCGAAGCTGCCCGCAAACTACCGGGTCGGGTCACCGGCCTCGTCTGGGTGGACACCTACAGGACGCTTGGAGAATCGAGAACGTCCGACCAACTCGAGGCGTTCATAGCTCCGTTCCGCCGCGACTTCGTCACGGCGACCCGCAGGCTCGTCCACACGTTCTTCGTGCCGTCGTCCGACCCCGACCTCGTCGAATGGGTGGCGTCCGACATGTCGTCCGCGCCCGTCGACGTCGCGGTCGACGCCCTGGAGCACGCCTTCACCAACGACGGAGCCGTCGTCTCCGGTCTGCGAGAGCTCGACCTCACGGTGGTTGCCATCAACCCGGACTACCGGCCGACCGACGTGGCGGCCCTCGGCGCCCACGGGGTGGGCACCGTGATCATGCCAGGGGTCGGGCACTTCCCGATGATGGAGGACCCCGACGCCTTCAACCGGCTCTTGGGACGGACGATCGAGGGGATGCCATGA